In Oscillatoria sp. FACHB-1407, one DNA window encodes the following:
- a CDS encoding SemiSWEET transporter, producing MNTVMLLGFVAGTLTTIAFLPQLFKTWKSRSAKDISLEWLITFTTGILLWLIYGFCIASTPVILANGVTLVLTSVILFFKLKFD from the coding sequence ATGAACACCGTAATGCTCCTTGGGTTTGTAGCAGGTACGTTGACCACGATCGCGTTTTTACCGCAGTTGTTCAAGACATGGAAATCCCGCTCAGCCAAGGATATCTCGCTGGAATGGCTGATTACCTTTACAACGGGTATTTTGCTTTGGTTGATCTATGGGTTTTGTATTGCCTCTACCCCCGTCATCCTCGCCAATGGAGTGACGCTGGTTTTAACCTCTGTGATCCTATTTTTTAAGCTGAAGTTTGATTGA
- a CDS encoding DUF309 domain-containing protein, whose product MTEILPSEFWHGVEQFNQGEFYACHDTLEALWMEAMEPQKTFYQGILQIAVGLYHLSNHNWRGAVTLLGEGIHRLRHYQPTYAGVHVSHLIDQGVQLLTQLQRCGPDKIAELAKQVIPDGSEDTQPSYSIKLQLKK is encoded by the coding sequence ATGACAGAGATCCTTCCTTCAGAGTTTTGGCATGGTGTAGAGCAGTTTAACCAGGGTGAGTTTTATGCCTGTCATGACACCCTGGAAGCCCTCTGGATGGAAGCGATGGAACCCCAAAAAACCTTTTATCAGGGCATCCTTCAGATTGCGGTGGGGTTATATCACCTGAGTAACCACAATTGGCGAGGAGCAGTGACCCTGTTGGGCGAAGGCATTCATCGGCTACGTCACTATCAACCAACCTACGCTGGGGTTCATGTCAGCCATCTAATCGATCAGGGAGTCCAACTGTTAACTCAGTTACAACGCTGTGGACCTGACAAAATCGCGGAGTTGGCAAAACAGGTGATTCCCGATGGTTCGGAAGATACCCAACCTTCCTACTCAATCAAACTTCAGCTTAAAAAATAG
- a CDS encoding histidine kinase, with product MEALSQSFERPEAPLQLLLFVDKRPNANEKIRQVRNFLKELGDDYDFDLQIIDVGEQPHLAEHFKLVATPTLIKLHPEPRQTLAGSNLVAQIEKWWPRWQRSVDDYKARARRHETSGKDSIEGSIPSVVYSAELIQLSDEIFRLKQEKEELQEQLRFKDGLIAMLAHDLRNPLTAASIALETLEMGIEPKETGQGARLTPALMGQLIKHARTQTKAIDRMITDVLQAARGTAAELQIQPQQVDLGELCLDVLHHLKEQFEPKSHRLITDIPSDLPNVYADAKQVRQVLINLLDNAIKYTPNGGTIQVSILHRTTQKIQVSVCDNGPGVPEENRERIFEDRFRLERDEAKEGYGIGLALCQRVIRAHYGQIWVDSVANQGSCFHFTLPVYRP from the coding sequence ATGGAGGCACTGTCCCAATCATTTGAGCGACCTGAAGCACCCTTGCAGCTCTTGCTGTTTGTGGATAAACGTCCTAATGCCAACGAGAAGATTCGACAAGTCCGGAATTTTCTCAAGGAATTAGGAGATGACTACGATTTCGATCTACAGATTATCGATGTCGGTGAGCAACCTCACTTAGCAGAGCACTTTAAGCTGGTTGCTACGCCAACACTGATTAAGTTGCACCCTGAACCCCGGCAAACTCTGGCAGGCAGCAACTTAGTGGCTCAAATCGAGAAGTGGTGGCCTCGTTGGCAGCGATCGGTGGACGACTATAAGGCTCGGGCGCGGCGTCACGAAACCTCTGGCAAAGACAGTATCGAGGGTTCGATTCCATCGGTTGTCTACTCAGCAGAGTTGATTCAACTCTCAGATGAGATTTTTCGCCTGAAACAAGAAAAAGAAGAACTTCAAGAGCAACTCCGGTTCAAAGATGGCTTGATTGCCATGTTGGCGCACGATTTGCGAAATCCCCTGACGGCTGCCTCGATCGCCCTGGAAACCCTGGAAATGGGTATTGAACCCAAGGAGACAGGGCAAGGAGCAAGGCTAACGCCTGCATTGATGGGGCAGTTGATTAAGCACGCCCGCACCCAAACCAAGGCGATCGATCGCATGATTACCGATGTCTTACAAGCTGCCCGTGGGACTGCGGCAGAGTTGCAGATTCAGCCCCAGCAGGTTGATTTAGGGGAATTGTGTTTAGACGTGCTACACCATCTCAAGGAGCAATTTGAGCCAAAGTCACATCGGCTTATTACTGACATTCCCAGCGACCTGCCCAATGTCTATGCCGATGCTAAACAGGTCAGACAGGTTTTAATCAATCTGCTAGACAACGCCATCAAATACACCCCAAACGGCGGAACGATTCAGGTTTCTATCCTGCACCGCACCACTCAAAAAATTCAGGTGAGCGTTTGTGATAACGGTCCGGGCGTGCCAGAAGAAAACCGGGAGCGCATTTTTGAAGATCGGTTTCGGTTAGAGCGTGATGAAGCCAAAGAAGGCTACGGCATTGGGTTAGCGTTGTGCCAACGGGTAATTCGGGCACACTATGGACAAATTTGGGTTGACTCAGTGGCAAATCAAGGCAGTTGTTTTCATTTCACCCTGCCCGTCTATCGTCCCTAG
- a CDS encoding alpha/beta fold hydrolase: MAVVPDQVHFLTPRRVYPEAPLFVFTPGMDGTGQLLRAQTEGLEQAFDVRCLAIPPDDLTSWHDLTEQVVTLVRTELEGNCDRKVYLCGESFGGCLAMKMMVRSPQLFHRLILVNPASSFNRRPWIHWGSQLTQFLPEPLYQTSCIGLLPFLASLGRIGASDRQALLEAMQSVTQKSSIWRMSLLREFRLSDDELASIKQPVLLVASLGDRLLPSVNEAHLLAQSLPNAKIHILPNSGHACLLESDINLYNILRSHRFLDLQVEQQVDDSSPITLSGSRG, translated from the coding sequence ATGGCTGTAGTTCCCGATCAAGTGCATTTTCTAACTCCCCGGCGGGTCTACCCAGAAGCTCCTTTATTTGTCTTTACTCCCGGCATGGATGGCACTGGGCAACTACTGCGAGCGCAAACAGAAGGGTTAGAGCAAGCCTTTGATGTGCGATGTTTGGCGATTCCACCGGATGACCTCACCAGTTGGCATGACCTGACTGAACAAGTTGTGACTCTGGTTAGAACCGAGTTAGAGGGCAACTGTGACCGTAAGGTTTATCTATGTGGAGAGTCGTTTGGTGGATGTCTGGCGATGAAGATGATGGTGCGATCGCCCCAGTTATTTCACCGTCTGATTCTAGTAAACCCTGCCTCATCCTTCAATCGTCGTCCCTGGATTCATTGGGGATCACAACTCACACAATTCCTGCCAGAGCCACTCTATCAGACCTCTTGTATCGGATTGCTCCCTTTTCTTGCGTCTTTGGGACGAATTGGCGCAAGCGATCGCCAAGCTTTGTTAGAAGCGATGCAGTCTGTGACTCAAAAAAGTTCAATCTGGCGCATGTCGCTATTAAGAGAATTCAGGCTGAGCGACGATGAGTTGGCTAGCATTAAACAGCCCGTTCTGTTGGTTGCCAGTCTGGGCGATCGCCTCCTGCCCTCAGTCAATGAAGCTCATTTATTAGCCCAATCTCTGCCAAATGCGAAGATTCACATTCTGCCCAATAGCGGTCATGCCTGCTTATTAGAATCAGATATCAACCTGTATAACATTCTGCGATCGCATCGTTTTCTAGATCTTCAGGTGGAGCAACAAGTGGATGACTCATCTCCTATTACGTTATCAGGCTCTAGAGGGTGA
- a CDS encoding LabA-like NYN domain-containing protein — protein sequence MFNNHDENNSPIFTPEQVLENRGRVAIFIDGSNLFYAALQLGIEIDYTKLLCRLTAGSRLLRSFFYTGVDRTNEKQQGFLLWMRRNGYRVISKDLVQLPDGSKKANLDVEIAVDMMALVGSYDTAILVSGDGDLAYAVDAVSYRGVRVEVVSLRSMTSDSLINVADRYIDLDGIKEDIQKTPRQNYTYRPLSGIGLVEEQNEP from the coding sequence ATGTTTAATAACCACGATGAAAATAACAGCCCTATCTTCACACCAGAACAGGTTCTAGAAAATCGAGGACGAGTCGCGATTTTTATTGACGGCTCAAATCTCTTTTACGCAGCGTTGCAGCTAGGCATCGAGATTGATTACACCAAGTTGCTTTGTCGGTTAACGGCAGGTTCGCGCTTGTTACGCTCCTTTTTCTACACGGGGGTCGATCGCACCAATGAAAAACAGCAGGGATTCCTGCTATGGATGCGGCGCAACGGCTATCGGGTTATCTCCAAAGATCTGGTGCAGCTACCCGACGGCTCTAAAAAAGCAAATTTGGATGTCGAGATTGCAGTGGATATGATGGCATTGGTAGGGTCTTACGATACGGCGATCTTAGTCAGTGGCGATGGCGATCTTGCCTACGCGGTTGATGCGGTCAGCTATCGTGGGGTGCGAGTTGAGGTGGTGAGTTTGCGATCGATGACAAGCGATAGTTTGATCAACGTTGCCGATCGCTACATTGATCTGGATGGCATTAAAGAAGACATCCAAAAAACTCCCCGCCAAAATTACACCTACCGCCCCCTCTCTGGAATTGGATTGGTAGAAGAACAGAATGAACCCTAA
- a CDS encoding glycosyltransferase family 39 protein encodes MLLWIGIGTILRFMALDSKPLWTDEFSTIAFSLGHGFQSVPLNQPIDSDTLLQPLRLDGSSGLAAVWQRLSTESNHPPLFFLFMQGWLKLFPPNANGLVSAWAVRSLPALFGVATIPAMFGLGWLSFRSPRVGHLAAVLMAVSPFSIYLAQEARHYTLPLLWAIASLGCFTVAVRAVVNQIGLPLWVCAVWIGVNALGIATHYFLAFTWMAEGITLLGVWLWQRGWSTAWSRISLVAVGTAVGGLVWFPVWQSTQDSELTRWIYRGDRTGFALLEPIAQTLAGWISMIYLLPIQAMADWLSISSIVLLVVATLWTIPRLVRGLKHQWNSTNRLAVVGFGGVVLGAIALFLGVTYGLGMDVTSAFRYNFVYFPAVIVLAAAGLDAHWAGLKPKGYQTVLLIICISLLSGLTVVANLGFQKTHRPDLVVEAIRENAQAPPLVAIAHYTHGQTGRLMGVAWEWQRTATANETAPRYLLAHQDNNPRSPIIALRRSLISLPRPLDLWLVNFQRVPERPLRSLLQQQGCAATSERRAIDGYQYELYRCTTPKT; translated from the coding sequence TTGCTGCTGTGGATCGGGATTGGCACTATCCTTCGCTTTATGGCTCTGGATAGCAAACCGCTGTGGACGGATGAGTTTTCAACCATTGCATTTAGCCTGGGGCATGGCTTTCAATCCGTTCCCTTAAACCAACCCATCGACAGTGATACCTTGCTACAACCGTTGCGCCTTGACGGGTCGAGTGGACTTGCCGCCGTTTGGCAACGGTTATCCACCGAAAGCAACCATCCCCCCCTGTTTTTTCTCTTCATGCAAGGGTGGTTAAAGCTGTTTCCACCCAATGCCAATGGCTTAGTCTCCGCCTGGGCTGTGCGATCGCTCCCGGCACTGTTTGGTGTTGCTACCATCCCTGCAATGTTTGGGTTGGGTTGGCTATCCTTTCGTTCTCCTCGTGTGGGACATCTGGCAGCGGTGTTGATGGCAGTGTCCCCCTTCAGCATCTATCTGGCACAAGAGGCGAGGCACTACACGTTGCCCTTGCTGTGGGCGATCGCCTCCCTCGGTTGTTTCACGGTGGCGGTGAGAGCAGTTGTCAATCAAATCGGGCTGCCGTTGTGGGTGTGTGCTGTGTGGATTGGGGTTAATGCACTCGGCATTGCCACTCATTATTTCCTGGCATTTACCTGGATGGCAGAGGGAATTACACTTCTGGGCGTGTGGCTGTGGCAACGGGGATGGAGCACTGCCTGGAGCCGCATTAGCCTCGTTGCCGTGGGAACTGCGGTCGGGGGATTGGTCTGGTTTCCCGTCTGGCAGAGCACTCAGGATAGCGAACTTACCCGCTGGATTTATCGGGGCGATCGCACCGGGTTTGCCCTATTAGAGCCAATCGCTCAAACGCTGGCTGGCTGGATCAGTATGATCTATTTGCTGCCTATCCAGGCAATGGCGGATTGGCTCAGCATCAGTTCCATCGTGTTGCTGGTGGTAGCGACACTGTGGACGATCCCCAGACTGGTTAGGGGGCTAAAACATCAGTGGAATTCCACCAATCGGCTTGCCGTAGTTGGCTTTGGAGGAGTTGTGCTGGGGGCGATCGCTCTGTTTCTAGGCGTGACCTACGGGCTGGGTATGGATGTTACCAGTGCCTTTCGCTATAACTTCGTCTACTTTCCCGCCGTGATTGTGTTAGCCGCAGCAGGGCTAGATGCCCACTGGGCTGGGTTGAAACCCAAGGGATACCAGACTGTTCTGTTGATTATCTGCATTAGCCTGCTCAGTGGGTTGACCGTCGTTGCCAATCTGGGCTTTCAAAAGACTCATCGCCCTGATCTGGTCGTGGAAGCAATTCGTGAAAATGCTCAGGCTCCTCCACTGGTGGCGATCGCCCATTACACGCACGGGCAAACGGGTCGCCTTATGGGAGTCGCCTGGGAATGGCAACGCACAGCAACCGCCAACGAAACGGCTCCTCGATATTTGCTGGCACATCAAGACAACAACCCCCGATCGCCCATAATCGCTCTGCGGCGATCGCTCATTTCCCTGCCTCGCCCCCTTGATCTCTGGTTAGTCAACTTTCAGCGGGTTCCAGAGCGTCCACTGCGATCGCTCCTGCAACAACAGGGGTGTGCCGCGACTTCAGAACGACGGGCGATCGATGGCTATCAATACGAGCTATATCGCTGTACCACTCCAAAAACTTAA
- the metG gene encoding methionine--tRNA ligase — protein sequence MSMNSSAPNQNTFAITTPLYYVNDLPHIGSAYTTIAADVVSRFYRLQGQPVLMITGTDEHGQKIQRTAEALGRSPQEHCDKIVEGFQALWDQLNIRCDRFIRTTSKRHEAIVREFFQRVWDNDDIYLGWQQGWYCVSCEEFKEERELLEDHYCPLHPTKQAEWRDEQNYFFRLSNYQGKLEALYQERPDFIRPDIRRNEVLSFVSRGLQDFSISRVNLDWGFPVPTDPDHTLYVWFDALLGYVTALVDANQEPTLENALAQWWPINLHLIGKDILRFHAVYWPAMLMSAGVPVPGGVFGHGFLTKDGQKMGKTLGNIIDPYELVGRYGSDAVRYYFLKEIEFGRDGDFNETRFVNILNADLANDLGNLLNRTLKMVHKYCEGYVPAVSNDDIATDDLLKSKGLTLGQEVADAYTSLSFSQACEAILAMIRAGNKFIDDQAPWALYKQGKQAEVEQVLYTVLEAVRLAAYLLSPIIPNISQAVYQQLGFEINFNSPESLTAYPFTVHAHWGALPAKQALGTPEPVFRRLELPT from the coding sequence ATTTCCATGAATTCTAGTGCCCCGAATCAAAATACCTTTGCCATCACGACGCCGCTTTATTACGTCAATGATCTGCCCCACATCGGTAGTGCATATACGACGATCGCGGCGGATGTGGTTTCCCGCTTCTACAGACTCCAGGGTCAACCCGTGCTGATGATCACAGGAACAGATGAGCATGGGCAAAAAATTCAGCGCACCGCAGAGGCATTAGGGCGATCGCCCCAAGAGCATTGCGACAAAATTGTGGAAGGCTTTCAAGCCCTGTGGGATCAACTCAACATTCGGTGCGATCGCTTCATTCGCACCACCTCAAAACGGCACGAGGCGATCGTACGCGAGTTTTTCCAGCGCGTTTGGGACAATGACGACATTTACCTCGGTTGGCAACAAGGGTGGTATTGCGTCTCGTGTGAAGAGTTCAAAGAAGAACGCGAACTACTCGAAGACCATTACTGTCCCCTTCACCCCACCAAACAAGCAGAGTGGCGCGATGAGCAAAACTATTTCTTCCGCCTCTCAAACTACCAGGGCAAGTTAGAAGCGTTATATCAAGAGCGACCCGATTTCATTCGTCCTGATATTCGCCGCAACGAAGTGCTGAGTTTTGTCAGTCGAGGGTTGCAAGACTTTTCTATTTCGCGGGTCAATCTAGATTGGGGCTTCCCCGTCCCGACCGATCCCGACCACACGCTCTACGTCTGGTTTGACGCGCTGTTAGGATACGTCACTGCCCTGGTCGATGCCAACCAAGAACCCACCTTAGAAAACGCCCTCGCACAATGGTGGCCCATCAACTTACATCTCATTGGCAAAGATATTCTGCGATTTCACGCGGTTTATTGGCCTGCCATGCTAATGTCAGCGGGAGTACCTGTACCCGGAGGTGTATTTGGGCATGGTTTCTTGACCAAAGATGGGCAAAAAATGGGGAAAACCTTAGGCAACATCATCGATCCCTATGAATTAGTCGGGCGGTATGGCTCTGATGCTGTTCGCTATTACTTCTTAAAGGAAATCGAATTTGGGCGAGATGGCGATTTCAACGAAACGCGCTTTGTCAATATTTTGAATGCCGACCTGGCGAACGATTTGGGCAACTTGCTGAATCGCACGTTAAAGATGGTACATAAATATTGCGAGGGATATGTCCCTGCTGTCTCAAATGATGATATTGCAACCGATGATCTGCTTAAATCCAAGGGCTTAACGTTGGGTCAAGAAGTCGCTGATGCCTACACATCGCTCTCATTTAGTCAGGCATGTGAGGCAATCTTGGCAATGATTCGCGCTGGCAACAAATTTATTGATGACCAGGCTCCTTGGGCACTCTATAAACAAGGCAAGCAAGCAGAAGTTGAGCAAGTGCTTTACACCGTTCTCGAAGCGGTCAGATTAGCTGCCTACCTGTTATCACCGATCATTCCCAACATCAGCCAAGCCGTTTATCAACAACTTGGATTTGAAATCAATTTCAATTCTCCTGAGAGTCTGACTGCCTATCCATTCACCGTTCATGCCCATTGGGGAGCATTGCCTGCCAAACAGGCTTTGGGCACTCCTGAACCCGTGTTCCGTCGTTTAGAATTGCCAACATAA
- a CDS encoding phycobilisome protein, whose translation MHTLNHTLTQKVLEADGSYLDAQGLKPLEQYVQTYATRLEAYQQIRDHAQNLVQQTLKKLGQAYPDLIQKHGSRCQYDMSEVLRYVALSILRDDEVFFKEQMMSWLDTILLAYKRNSHCIVAYRYLQEAVNATLPPASSSLVRPYLDSVTLTLQTHA comes from the coding sequence ATGCACACACTTAATCACACCCTAACTCAAAAAGTTTTAGAAGCAGACGGTTCCTACTTAGATGCTCAGGGGCTAAAACCACTGGAGCAATACGTCCAAACCTATGCCACACGCCTGGAAGCTTATCAGCAGATTCGAGATCATGCACAAAATTTAGTGCAGCAAACGCTGAAAAAGTTGGGTCAGGCATATCCAGATTTGATTCAAAAACACGGCTCTCGCTGTCAGTACGACATGTCTGAAGTGTTACGATATGTCGCGCTCTCGATCCTCCGAGATGATGAAGTGTTCTTCAAAGAGCAAATGATGTCCTGGTTAGACACCATTCTGCTGGCTTACAAGCGAAATTCCCACTGCATTGTTGCTTATCGCTATCTCCAGGAAGCCGTCAATGCTACGCTTCCTCCAGCTAGCAGCAGCTTAGTTCGTCCTTACTTGGATAGCGTTACCTTAACTCTGCAAACCCACGCTTAA
- a CDS encoding universal stress protein, whose amino-acid sequence MAQLDSSGLHLPFLLATHDCYPSDSAYQWLEPIANRLAAQGDARPSCSILSISGQNASCLDPKGASDGVEEPALELQPERSLLPILQYAQTVQAGLLAVHWRAKTRLEPTSTDLGMAIARYATCPVLVLPDEQDASQKPSWDHALLVINASEAAKGAIAVTRQLVSAGIRRVTILCIHPPLNTHYLFGPFATPTPNWQLNQSLRQAQYDQSQSLARQAKNALHLADGDVQTLVQMSESGTLICSVAQQHRADVIILGSDAPKRLSLAHYHPKFRPDRLTPVAEDVIRHSRCPVLLCRAMSSPPTIRRFALPKLKLHTPATAKPR is encoded by the coding sequence ATGGCTCAACTCGATTCCTCTGGTTTACATCTGCCATTTCTGTTAGCAACGCATGATTGCTATCCATCTGATTCGGCGTACCAATGGCTTGAACCAATTGCTAATCGGTTAGCGGCTCAAGGCGATGCCCGCCCCTCCTGTTCTATTCTGTCAATCTCAGGGCAAAACGCCTCCTGTCTTGATCCAAAAGGTGCTTCTGATGGGGTTGAAGAACCCGCTTTAGAGTTACAACCGGAGCGATCGCTTCTGCCGATTTTGCAGTATGCTCAAACGGTTCAAGCAGGGTTGCTGGCAGTTCACTGGCGCGCTAAGACTCGATTAGAACCGACATCCACCGATCTGGGCATGGCGATCGCCCGTTATGCCACTTGCCCGGTGTTAGTGTTGCCGGATGAGCAGGATGCCAGTCAGAAACCCAGTTGGGATCACGCCCTGTTAGTGATCAACGCCTCTGAAGCTGCCAAAGGGGCGATCGCTGTTACCCGCCAGTTAGTCTCAGCAGGAATTCGCCGCGTCACCATTCTCTGCATCCATCCCCCACTAAATACTCACTATCTCTTTGGTCCCTTTGCCACTCCAACCCCCAACTGGCAACTCAACCAATCTTTGCGACAGGCGCAATATGACCAGAGCCAGAGCCTTGCACGGCAAGCCAAAAACGCCCTACACCTGGCTGATGGCGATGTCCAAACTCTGGTGCAGATGAGCGAATCTGGCACTCTCATTTGTAGTGTTGCGCAGCAGCACCGAGCCGACGTAATCATTTTGGGGAGCGATGCCCCCAAGCGGCTCTCTCTTGCCCATTACCATCCTAAATTTCGCCCCGATCGCCTCACCCCTGTTGCCGAAGATGTGATTCGCCATAGCCGTTGCCCAGTTTTGCTGTGTCGAGCCATGTCATCTCCTCCTACTATCAGACGATTTGCCTTACCGAAATTAAAACTTCACACTCCAGCAACAGCGAAACCAAGATAG
- a CDS encoding DUF58 domain-containing protein: MNPNLGQRIADWFETHWVTPAYSGWLAGGLSIFFFAAATNTMAGWLYVISGVMFALLAVAAILPERSLRQIRITRRAIEPISAGEPLIVELVVENQTNQPKTLLQVQDMLPYVLGQPASTAIELIPGQGSYHWVYEHPTQRRGVFRWQTLQLRTATPLGLFWCRRSQTAKATAIVYPTVLPLNQCPLIDEMGRDVNVHVQSAYRAQGATEGVTRTLRPYRWGDSIRLIHWRTSARYGELRVRELETFTGGQEIIICLDTEMRGETPWEADNFEQAVIAAASLYFYAVHQNLQVGVWTAATGLVKGKQVVLETLAATSATEERRAERLPDVPLLWLTQDVRSLKALPDGSRWVLWSSPHTASEQGAIAHSGLVIQPDQPLQIQLQTSV; encoded by the coding sequence ATGAACCCTAACCTGGGTCAACGCATTGCAGATTGGTTTGAAACGCATTGGGTAACGCCCGCCTATAGCGGTTGGCTAGCGGGGGGCTTATCTATCTTCTTCTTTGCGGCTGCCACTAACACCATGGCAGGTTGGCTGTATGTCATCAGTGGTGTGATGTTTGCGCTGTTAGCGGTGGCGGCAATCTTACCGGAGCGATCGCTCCGTCAAATTCGCATCACACGCCGTGCCATTGAGCCGATTAGCGCGGGAGAGCCACTAATTGTGGAACTGGTGGTTGAAAATCAAACCAATCAACCCAAGACCCTGTTGCAGGTACAAGATATGCTGCCCTATGTGTTAGGGCAACCCGCTTCGACCGCCATTGAGCTGATCCCCGGTCAGGGCAGCTATCACTGGGTCTATGAACACCCAACTCAGCGACGGGGTGTGTTTCGATGGCAGACCTTGCAACTGCGCACTGCCACCCCCCTGGGTCTGTTTTGGTGTCGGCGCAGCCAAACGGCTAAAGCAACAGCGATCGTCTATCCGACGGTATTGCCACTCAATCAATGCCCACTGATTGACGAGATGGGGCGCGATGTTAATGTCCATGTTCAAAGTGCTTATCGGGCACAAGGCGCAACAGAAGGAGTCACTCGAACATTGCGCCCTTATCGCTGGGGTGACTCGATTCGCCTGATCCACTGGCGCACCAGTGCCCGATATGGCGAGTTGCGCGTACGCGAGCTAGAAACCTTTACGGGGGGGCAGGAGATTATCATCTGCCTCGACACCGAGATGCGTGGAGAAACCCCCTGGGAGGCTGACAACTTTGAACAGGCAGTAATTGCAGCCGCTTCTCTCTATTTCTACGCAGTACATCAAAATTTGCAGGTCGGCGTGTGGACGGCAGCGACGGGTCTGGTTAAAGGCAAGCAAGTCGTTCTGGAAACTCTTGCCGCTACAAGTGCTACAGAGGAACGTCGGGCTGAACGCCTCCCAGATGTGCCTCTGCTCTGGCTCACTCAAGATGTCCGCAGTTTGAAAGCTCTCCCCGACGGCAGTCGTTGGGTGTTATGGTCATCACCTCACACCGCCTCTGAGCAGGGTGCGATCGCCCACTCTGGTTTGGTGATTCAACCGGATCAACCGCTTCAAATACAACTCCAAACATCCGTTTAA
- a CDS encoding lysophospholipid acyltransferase family protein: MSIYSPLVMSHQLLAALGTRLFLYHQDRIPQEGAMVVVSNHRSFMDAPVLMAAIDRTIRFACHHYMGQVPLMRDVVTRLGCFPLDTPDQRQHSFLQQATHLLQHRQVVGVFPEGGEPMVRLTQPDEIQQFHRGFAHLALRAPLTDLAVLPIAIASHQEVTNSAIPLKVLSWIDPSEPLFQKSGWHPMVIYQHVNVFIGRPMWITASQRQRYQGKQAKSVVAEVTTHCRTEISSLLHQGY; the protein is encoded by the coding sequence ATGTCAATCTACAGCCCCCTTGTGATGTCTCACCAACTGTTGGCAGCACTGGGCACACGTCTGTTTTTATACCATCAAGATCGCATCCCGCAAGAAGGAGCCATGGTTGTAGTCAGCAACCATCGCAGCTTTATGGATGCTCCGGTGTTGATGGCAGCAATCGATCGCACCATCCGCTTCGCCTGTCATCACTACATGGGGCAAGTGCCGCTCATGCGCGATGTTGTGACACGGTTGGGCTGTTTTCCGTTGGATACTCCCGATCAACGACAACACTCCTTTTTGCAACAAGCCACTCATTTGCTGCAACACCGTCAGGTGGTTGGGGTGTTTCCAGAGGGAGGTGAACCGATGGTGCGATTGACTCAACCTGATGAGATTCAACAATTTCATCGGGGCTTTGCTCATTTGGCTTTGCGTGCTCCTCTGACTGATTTGGCAGTGTTGCCGATCGCGATCGCTTCGCATCAAGAAGTCACCAATTCTGCCATTCCCTTAAAAGTGTTGAGTTGGATTGATCCCTCAGAGCCTCTCTTTCAAAAATCGGGATGGCATCCAATGGTGATTTACCAACACGTTAATGTATTCATTGGGCGACCGATGTGGATTACGGCAAGCCAACGACAGCGATATCAGGGAAAGCAAGCTAAATCAGTGGTTGCTGAAGTGACCACACATTGCCGTACTGAAATCAGCAGTTTGTTACATCAAGGATATTAG
- a CDS encoding DUF502 domain-containing protein, which translates to MLQRLKQDLKNDLIAGLLVIIPLATTIWLTITIASWVIDFLTRIPKQLNPFIDLNPILGDLLNLLIGLAVPLLSILLIGLMARNIVGRWLLDFGERLLQAIPFAGAVYKTLKQLLETVLRDSSGKFRRVVLVEYPRKGIWALAFVTGTLTPEIQSHVPHSMLSIFIPTTPNPTTGWYAVVPESEVITLSMSIEDAFKVIISGGIVSPGSINALPVNSFENRQLEPLDNPLPEVKRSSFPRLPLDEQG; encoded by the coding sequence GTGCTCCAACGTCTTAAACAAGACCTGAAGAATGACTTGATTGCCGGGTTACTGGTCATCATTCCGTTGGCAACCACAATTTGGTTGACCATCACCATTGCCAGTTGGGTAATCGACTTTCTAACCCGCATTCCCAAACAACTCAATCCATTCATTGACCTGAATCCCATTTTGGGAGATCTGCTCAATCTCTTGATTGGTTTGGCAGTGCCGCTGTTGTCCATCTTGTTGATTGGCTTGATGGCTCGCAACATCGTCGGACGCTGGCTCCTCGACTTTGGAGAGCGGTTATTGCAAGCTATCCCTTTCGCAGGGGCTGTTTACAAAACTCTAAAACAATTGCTGGAGACTGTTTTAAGAGATTCAAGTGGCAAATTCCGGCGAGTTGTTCTAGTGGAATACCCCCGTAAAGGGATATGGGCACTGGCGTTTGTTACCGGGACGTTAACGCCTGAGATTCAATCCCATGTACCGCATTCGATGTTGAGCATTTTCATTCCCACAACGCCGAACCCTACGACAGGGTGGTATGCGGTGGTGCCCGAAAGCGAGGTAATTACGCTGTCGATGTCCATCGAAGATGCCTTCAAGGTGATCATTTCTGGGGGAATTGTTAGTCCTGGCTCCATCAACGCATTACCAGTCAACAGCTTTGAAAACCGCCAGCTAGAACCACTCGATAACCCCTTACCGGAAGTCAAACGTTCCTCTTTCCCACGGCTTCCGCTTGACGAGCAGGGATAG